The following nucleotide sequence is from Agromyces sp. SYSU T00194.
GCACGGTGAACTTGTCGTAGTCGGTGCCGAACAGGCGCTGCACGCGGTCGAGGTCGACCGTTCCGTCGAGGTCGTCGCCCCAGCCGATCGTGAGTCCGACCTTCTGGTCCTCCTCGCGCTCCAGCCCTGCGACCACGGCCTGGTCGATGCCCACGGCTTCGTCGAAGGTCAGCAGGTCGCTGCCGCCACCGACGAGGTACGCCGAGTAGTCGGGGTTGTCGAGCTGCACGAACTTCACGCCGAGCTCGAACAGGTGCTCGATCTCGTCGTGCAGCAGCTCGGCGATGGCGTCGCCCAGGGCGGCCGCGCCCGGGTATGCCCGCACCGTCTTCACCTCGTCGTAGCACTGCGCGGCGAGGTGGGCGGCCGAGGGCAGCTTCACCTTCACCGGGAACCCGGTCTGCTCGAGCATGAAGGTCGCATCGTCGGCGGCGATCGGCTTCGTCAGCTTGAGCGGCGCCTCGACGTACCAGCTGCCGAAGCCACCGGGACCCATGCGGTCGGGGTCGCGCGTGAAGCCCGACACCGAGTGCAGCACCGGGCTGCGGTAGTCGCCGTTGCGGAAGCCGCCGTCGGTGAGGCACGAGAGGGTGAGGTGGCGCTGGGCCTTCACCCAGCCGATGATCGCCTCGTCCTCCGCCTGGCGCAGCTCATCGGCGGAGATCTCGCCGGCTCGCTGCGCCTTCCGTGCACGCTGGAGGTCGTTGGGCCGGATGTCGTCGCCGTGGTTGTCGATCCGGTACGCGTAGTAGTTCGCCATCGTCGGCGCCTCTCTCAGTCGGTGCCGGGGGCGGCCTGCTTGGCGCCCGCCCACTCGGCGAAGTCGGTGTCGTACTCGAGCTCGGCCAGGATGGCCTGGGCGAGCTGCTCGTCCTCCTGCGGAGTGCCGCCCGAGACGCCCACGCCGCCGAGGAACTCGCCGTCGCGCTTCAGGGTGACGCCGCCTCCGGTCGCGACGATCGGGAAGTGGCCCATGGTCGAGACCTGGCTGAAGAACGCCGGGTCGGAGTTCGACCACGGCTTCAGCATGGCGCTGGGGCGCTGCATCACGGCCGACGTGTAGGCCTTCGACAGCGCGATCATGGGGGTCATCGGGCGTGCGCCGTCGAAGCGGCGGATGCTCACGATGAACCCGCCCGAGTCCACGACCGCGATCGAGAGCCCCTTGCCGAGGCGCAACGCCTCGCGCTCGGCGATCGCCATGATCGCCTCTGCGCCTTCCTGCATGACGTCGGCCATCAGGCCACCTCCTCCTTCTGACGCGCGAGGGCGTCGACCAGTTGTTCGACTGCGGTGTTGAACAGCTCGGGGGCCTCCCAGTACATGGAGTGCGGCGCACCCGGCACGACCTCGAGCAGCGAGCCCGGCAGGAGCTCGTGCGCCGCGGTCACCGTCGCGGGGCTGATCACGGCGTCCCGCTCGCCGGCGAGGAAGGCCACGCGGATGCCGGCGGCCGTGATGTCGGCGACGGTCGGGCCGTCGGTCGCGAGGTTCCGCAGGTCCTGCATGCGCGCCCGGTTGAAGGTGCCCTGCTGCGTGAACAGGAACGTCTTCGCGGGCTGCTCCGCCCGGAACGCCGGCGTGAGGAGCCGGTCGATCACCGGGAGCTTCTCGGCCTCGGCCCGGTCGGCGCGCACCAGCGGCGTGACCTCCGGCGCGTCGATGCCGCCGAGCGAGTGGGCGAGCACCACGCCGCGGACGCGCTCGGGCACCCGCAGCGCGGCCTTCAGCGCGGCGGCCGCGCCGATCGACTGGCCCACGAGCACGGCGTCGGTGAGGTCCGCGTCCTCGAGCACCGCGACGATGTCGCCGGGGAAGTTCCGGCTGTCGTAGGTCTCGTCGGAGTCGGAGTTGCCGAACCCGCGCAGGTCGAGGGTGACGACCGCGTGCGTGTCGCGCAGCGCGACGACCTGCTGCCACCACGCCGCGTGGTGGCCGCCGGAACCGTGCACGAACACGATGGGCGAGCCCTCGCCGTGCACCTCGTAGTAAATGGATGTGCCGTCGTTGTCGACTCTGGGCATGAAGCGTCCTTGCTGTGCTTCGGGCGCGCCGGGGCGCACCCGTGGTCGGGTGGGGTCGTGGCGGCGCGGGCTACGCCGGGCGCTTGCCGTGGAAGACGAGCTCGATCATCGTGTGGTCGGGGTCGTGGATGTAGCAGAACTTCGACTGGTTCTCGGGGCGCTCGACCTCGCGCGTGTGGCGGATGCCGAGGCTGTCGAGGTGGCCCATGAAGCCCTCCCAGTCCTCGACCTCGACCGCGAAGTGGTACGGCGCCATGCGGTCCATCTCCTCGACCGGCGTGAAGTGCAGGTCGAAGCGTCCCTTGGTCATGAGGACGACGCGGGTGTTGGACTTCGGCATGACGCGCTTGAGTCCGAACACCTTCGAGTACCACTCGACGGTGCGGTCGACGTTGGTCGTCGGGAAGTTCACGTGGTGGATGTACTTGGGCTCGATGCTGCGGCCCTGGTCGTCGAACTTCGGCTCGGGGAGCGCGAAGCCCTGCTCGACGTGCTTCGGAGCGCTGTCGGTGATGCTCATGCTGCTGGTCCTTCCTGGTCGGTGCCGTCGGGGGCGCCGACGACGGTGTTGGTGAGTGTGCCGATGCCCGTGATCTCGATGTCGATGACATCGCCCACGGACATCTGGGTGTTGCCGTCCGCGCCCATCCACAGCACGTCGCCGGGATGGAGCGTGATGGTCCTCGTCATCTCGACGATGAAGTCGTACGGGTCGAAGATCATGTCGCCGGTCGCGAACGACGCGTCGACCTCGCCGTTGCGGCGCACGGTCGTGGTCGACGCGAGCGGGTCGACCTCGGTCTCGATCCACGGACCCATGGGCTTGAACGTGTCGGAGTTCTTCGCCCGGTAGAACGTGCGGTCGCCGTGCTGCCACTGGCGGGCGCTCACGTCGTTGCCGATCGTCCACCCGAAGACCGCGTCCGCCGCCTGCGCCCGGGTCGCCCGCGTGAGCGTGCGCCCGATCACGGCGACGACCTCGGCCTCGGTCTCGAACCGGCCCTCGATGCCCGCGTGCTTGACGATGTCGTCGCCGTGCGCCGCGAGGGCGCTCTGCGCGCGATAGCCCACCTGCGGGCGGTCGCCGACCTGCACCGGGTCGTACCCGAGCTCGGCGTGGTGGCGGTTGTGCGCCCGGTAGTTGAACCCGGCGGCGTAGAAGGTCGGCGGCACCACGGGCGGCAGCAGGCGAACCGAGGCGAGCGGATGCCGCGCTCCGCGCAGGTGCGTGCGCCACGGGGCATCCGAGATCTCGACGACCTCGTCGCCGACGACCTGCACGAACGTCTCGCGCTCGTCGATCGCGCACCGTGCGTACCGCATGTGTTCGTCGACCCTCCCGCTCAGCGCAGCCTGTGGCTGACGCGCTTGGTCTGGAGGTACGCCTGCACGCCCTCGGGGCCCGACTCGCGGCCGATGCCGCTCTCCTTGAACCCGCCCGACGGCGCCTCGGTGACCGAGCCGCCGCAGTGGTTGATGGAGAGGATGCCGGCCTCGAACCCGCGTGCGAGGATGTCGGCGGTCGACGCCGACTCGGTGAAGCCGTAGGCGGCCAGGCCGAACGGCAGCGAGTTCGCGATGCGGATCGCCTCCTCGACGTCGGTGAAGGTCGTGATCGGCGCGATCGGGCCGAACGGCTCCTCGCGCATGACCTCGGCGTCGAGCGGCACGTTCGTCAGCACCGTGGGCGCGTAGAACTGGCCGCGCTCGCCGAGGCGGGTGCCGCCGAACGCGACGGTCGCGCCGTGCGCGACGGCGTCCTGCACGAGGTGCTCGGTCGACTCGACGCGCTTGGCGTTGATGAGCGAGCCCATCGTGGTCTCGGCCTCGAGCGGGTCGCCGACCACGAGCTCGGAGGCGAGGCGCACCATCTCGGCGATGAACGGCTCGGCGATCGACTCGTGCACGAAGATGCGGCTCGGGGAGGTGCAGACCTGGCCCGCGTTCGCCCACTTCGCGGCGGAGGTGCGGCGGGCGGCCTGCACCGGGTCGGCGTCGGCCGCGATGATCACGGGGGCGTGGCCGCCGAGCTCCATGATCGTCGGCTTCATGAGGGCGCCGGCGCGCGCGTTCAGCTCCTTGCCGACGGGCACCGAGCCGGTGAAGGCGATGAGGCGCGTCTGCGGGGCGTCGATGAGGCGCTCGGCGGTCTCGGCGCCGCGGCCGAAGACGAGGTTGAGCACGCCCTTCGGGAGTCCGGCGTCGTGGAAGACCTCCGCGAGCGCGCAGGCGGTCGCGGGCACCTCCTGCGAGGCCTTGATGACCAGGGCGCAGCCGGCGGCGATCGCGGCCGACATCTTGCGCATGGGCGAGCCGGCGGGGAAGTTCCACGGCACGATCGCGCCGACGACGCCCACCGGCTCGTAGCGCACCGTGAGGTCGGTGTCGATGTCGGCGGGGATGACCCGGCCGTAGATGCGGCGGGTCTCCTGCGCGCACCACTCGAGCGTGCCCGAGACGCGGCGCACCTCGGTGACGGCGGCCTCGAGCGGCTTGCCCTGCTCGATCGCCATGAGCTCGCCGATGCGCTCGGCGCGCTCGCGCAGCAGCGCGACGGCCCGCATGAGGATGCGGCTCTTCTCGAACGGGGAGGTGTCGCGCCAGAGCGGGAAGGCCCGCTCGGCGGCGGCCAGCGCGTCGTCGATGTCGCTCGCCTCGGCGCGCGCCACGTGCCCGACGACCTCGTCGGTCGCGGGGTTCAGCACCTCGAAGCTGCGGCCGGCGGCGCCCTCGCGCCACTCGCCGTCGATGTAGAGGCCCAGTCTGGCGGCCGAGTAGGCCTCGGCGGCGCGGCTGCGGGTGGTGGGCTCGATGAGCGTCATGTCAGTGTCCTCGCGTAGTGGCTGTCTCGGGTGCCGAGGGCTCGTGCACGCCCTCTCGGCCGGGGAAGGTGCCGCGCTCGGCGTCGCGGTTGGTCTCGAGCACCCAGATGTGGTGCGGCGGGGTGGTCTCGTGCACGTTGGGGCCGTAGCTGTCGTCGACCCGGTCCATGTCGGCGGCGTACTCGACGCGGCCGCCGGCGGGGCAGTGCACGAAGCGGAAGACGTTGGACCCGACCGTGTGGCGTCCCAGGCGCCGGGCCTCCCGCCAGCCCTTCTCGATCATGTGGTTGCCGCCCTCGATCACGTCGTCGAAGCCCGAGACCTCGTACGACGTGTGGTTGGTGCCGGCGCGGTCGGGCCGGTGGCAGAGCAGGAAGTTGTGCTGGTCGTCGTCGCCCTCGATCTGCATGAACACGCCCATGGGCTTGACGATGTCGGTGGCGCGGAAGTTCAGGCGGTCGGTGTAGAAGTGCGTCGCTTCCCAGCGACCCTCCTTGGGGATGTTCAGCGCGACGTGGCAGATGCGGATCGGGCGGACGCGGGGGATGGCCGTGTGCGACGCGTTCCAGCGCTCCACGCGGCCGCGGCTGTTGTACTTCCGCACGTCGAAGTCGAGGTGCTCGGGCTCGGTCACCGCGAGGCCCACGCCGTAGCCGGTCTCGTCGACGGTGTGCGCGATGCCGTCGGCGTCGACCGTGACGTCGCGATCGGTGCGCAGGTCGGCCACGAGTGCGTCCAGGGCCTCCTGCGAGTCGACGCCCCAGACGACCTCGCGGATGCCGGGGTTGCCCGGCTCGACCGACGCGGGCAGGTCGGGGTCGTCCATGGGCCGCAGCACCACGGTCTGCCCGACCTGGGTGGTGAGCACCGCCCGCTGGGCGGACTGCTCGCGGAGGGCGAGCCCGAAGTCGATGAAGAAGCGCACGCACTCGTCGATGTCGTCGACGCCGTACGTGACGGACTCGATGCGCTCGATCGCCATGGTGGGCTGCCTTTCAGCGGGTGGGGAGGGGGAGGTCGGCGCCGGCGGTCAGCCGGTCGCGCAGGGCGGTGAGGGTGCGGGTCGCGCGGGCGAGCGCGTCGGGGTCGCCGTCCCACGCCTCGGCGAGCACTCCGGCCCAGCCGGCGCGGAGCGAGGCGAGGGTGTCGTCGGCGGCGCGGGTCGAGAAGATGCGCACGACGCGGCGGTCGTGCTCGTCGGGCACGGACTCGACGAAGCCGCGCTCGCGCAGCTCCTTGAGGGCGGTGCTGACGTTGGCGCGCTGGAGGCCCGTGCGGGTGGCGATCTGCGACGGCGTGCTGCCGGGCGCGCCGTGCACGCAGCTCATGATCTGGCTGAGGTTCTGCGTGAGCGGGGCATCCGAGCCGGCCGCGGCACTGCGCACGCGCATCTCGCGGACGATGTCGTTGGCGACCGCCGCGAGTTCGACGAACGTCGCGTCGACACCGGTGTCGTCCATGGGGCCTCCTCGCCGAGATGGTTATCGATTCATAATCGTATGTCGCGATCGCGACCTCGGCAAGCGGCACGGCGGACGCCGGGCGTCGGCAATGCTTGCGCCGCATGCACTCTCGCCCGACCGACACTGGGACGGACTGCAACGCCCGAAGGAGTGCCGTGCCCGAACCGACCACCCGCCCCGACGTCATCGTGATCCTCGCCGACGACCTCGGGTTCTCCGACCTCGCGTCCTACGGCGGGGAGATCCCCACCCCGCACCTCGACCGGCTCGCGGAGCGGGGCGTGCGGATGACGAGCTTCACCACGACCCCGCGGTGCAGCCCCACGCGCGCGTCGCTGCTCACCGGCCGACACTCGCACGAGGTCGGCATCGGCGTGCTCACGCGCACGGTCGGGTACCGCGGTTCGCTCGACCCCGGCGTGCCCACCCTCGCCACCGTGCTCGCCGATGCCGGCTACCTCACGAGCCTCACCGGCAAGTGGCACCTCTCCGCCGACGTGCGCGAACCGAACGAGACCTGGCCGACCCGACGCGGGTTCGAGGACGTCTTCGCCATCATGGGCGGTGCCACCAGCTACTTCGGCCCGAAGGCGTTCATCCGCGGCGAGGAACCGTTCGACGTGCCGGCCGACGACGCCTTCTACCTCACCGACGCGCTCACCGACCACGCGCTCGAGGTCGTCGACCGCGCCGCGCGCGAGCAGCGGCCCTACTTCCTGTACCTCGCGTACACCGCGCCGCACTGGCCGCTGCAGGCGCCCGAGGCCGACATCGCCGCGCACCGGGGCCGCTACGCCGCGGGGTGGGATGCCGCGCGCGAGGCGCGCGAGCGCCGCCAGGCCGAGCTCGGGTTGTTCCCCGCCCCGTTCCCCGCGTCGCCGCGCGACCCCGAGGAGCCTGCGTGGGACGACGCCGACGACCGCGAGTGGCAGCAGCGCCGCATGGAGGTCTTCGCCGCCCAGGTGACGGCGATGGATCGCGGCATCGGGCGGCTGCTCGACGACCTCGAGGCCCGCGGCGCGCTCGACGACACCCTCGTGCTGTTCCTCTCCGACAACGGGGCGGAGGCCGAGGAGCTGCGGGTGGGGCGGTTCCTCTCCCCGCACGTCACGCCGGCCACCACCCGCGACGGACGCGACGTCTCGATCGGCAACGCCCCGTCGATCGAGCCCGGTCGCGATGACACCTTCACGAGCTACGGGCGCCCGTGGGCGAACCTGTCGAACACGCCGTTCCGGCGGTACAAGAAGTGGGTGCACGAGGGGGGCATCGCGGCGCCGCTGATCGCGTCGTGGCCGGCCGGCGGCATCCCGGAGGGCTCGCTCGTGCACGCGCCGACCCATGTGATCGACCTGCTCCCGACCATCGCCACGGCGACGGGCGCGGATGCCCCCGAGGAGGTCGCGGGCACGGACGTGCTCGACGTGCTGCGCGGCGGCGAGGCATCCGACCGCCCCCTGTTCTGGGAGCACATCGGCAATGCGGCGATCCGCGTCGGCCGCCACAAGCTCGCCCGCGAGTACGGCTCGCCGTGGGAGCTCTACGACCTCGAGGTCGATCGCGCGGAGCTGGACGACCTGGCCGCCCGGAATCCGGAGCTCGTCGCCTCGCTCGCCGCGCAGTGGCAGGAGTGGGCCGACACCCACGGGGTCGTCCCGTTCTCCGAGCTCCAGGACCTCTACGAGGCGCGCGGCCTCCCGCGCTGGCAGGCGCAGAGCTGATCGGATGCCCCCGGGCGCCGCCGCTCTCGTCGGGCCGCACACCCGTGCAGACGCGAGGGCGCCCGTGCCGGATCGACACGGGCGCCCTCGCGTGCGTCAGGCGAGTTGCGTCTCCGCCTCGTGGATCTGGCGGAACGCCTCGCGACGCGCACGCCGCTCGTCGCGGCCCTCGGGCTTCGACGCCGGGCTCGCGCCCAGGAGCTTGCGCGTGTACGGGTGCTGCGGGTTCGTGAACAGCTCCTCGGCCTCGCCGATCTCGACCAGGTGCCCGCGCTGCATGACGGCGATGCGGTCGGAGATGTGGCGCACGATGCCGAGGTCGTGCGCGATGAACAGGTAGCTCACGCCCGTGATCGCCTGGAGGTCGGCGAGCAGGTTGATGATCTGGCCCTGCGTGGAGAGGTCGAGCGCGCTCACCGCCTCGTCGCAGACGACCAGCTTCGGCTCGAGCACCAGCGCCCGGGCGATCGCCACGCGCTGCTGCTGGCCGCCCGAGAGCTCGGCGGGGAACCGGTGCATGTGGTCGGTCGAGAGGCCGACCTGGTCGAACGCCCGCTCGGCTCGCGCGCGGCGCTCGCCGGGGTCGGTCACGCCGTGGGTGCGCAGCGTGTCGTCGACGCACCGGCCCACCACGTGGCGCGGGTTCAGCGACGAGTTCGGGTCCTGGAAGATCGCCTGCACGTCGCGGCGGTACGACAGCGGCGTGCGCCGACCCATCGTCGTCACCTCGGTGCCGGCGAACCGGATGGACCCGGCGGCCGCGTCGTTCAGGCGCAGGATCGCCCGCCCGGTGGTGCTCTTGCCCGAGCCGGACTCGCCGACGAGCCCGAGCGTCTCGCCGGGGCGGATCTCGAAGCTCACGCCGTCGATCGCCCGTGAGACCTTGCGGCGCCACGGCACGGCGCCGGCGGACTCGTACTCGACGGCCAGGTCCTCGACGACGAGCAGGGGCTCGGCGGCGGTGGTCGTCGGCTGCGGGGTGGTCGTGGTCATCGGGGCACCGCCTCGAGGGTCAGCTCGTCGGCCCGGACGCAGCGCACGTCGTCGACGAGGGGGACGGGAGCGGACGTGCACTGCTCGGTCGCGAACGCGCAGCGGTTGGCGAAGTGGCATCCGGTCGGCCACTCGCCCGCGAGCGGCACGCGGCCGGAGATCGTCGGCAGCCGGTCGACCTGCGCGTCCGAGGCGGGGTTCGCCGCCAGGAGCGCCGACGTGTACGGGTGCCGGGGAGCGTGGAAGAGGTCGGTCGTGGTGCCGACCTCGACGATCTCGCCGGCGTACATGATCGCCGCCCGGTCGCAGGTCTCGGCGACCACGCCGAGGTCGTGCGTGATGAGCAGCACGCCCATGCCGTACTCGTCGCGGAGGTCGAGGATGAGGTCGAGCACCTGCGCCTGCGTGGTGACGTCGAGCGCCGACGTCGCCTCGTCGGCGATGAGCAGCTTCGGGTCGGCGGCCAGCGCCATCGCGATCGCGACGCGCTGCGCCATGCCTCCCGAGAACTGGTGCGGGTAGTGGTCCAGCCGCGAGCGCGGCTCGGTCACGCCGACCCGGTCGAGCAGCTCGACCGCGCGCTCGCGCGCCTCGGAGACCGACATGCCCTTGTGCTCGCGCAGCGGCTCGATGAGCTGCTTGCCGACCGTGTGCACGGGCGACAGCGCCGACAGCGGGTCCTGGAAGACGACGCCGATGCCCGCGCCGCGCACGGCGCGCAGCGCCTTCTGCGATCGGAACGCGATCTGGTCGCCGTCGAACATGATCGACCCGGCCGCCAGGCGCGTCCGCGGCGGGAGGAGGCCCATGACGGCCTTCGCGAACATCGACTTGCCCGAGCCCGACTCGCCGAGCAGGCCGACGATCTCGCCGGGCCCGATCGACAGGTTGGCGCCCGAGACCAGCGGCACGACATCGCCCTCGGGGCGCTCGAGCGAGACCGAGAGGCCGCGGACGTCGAGCACCGCGCCCTCGACCGGGTCGGGGAGCGTCTCGGTCGCGCCGGTGGGCGTGCGGAACTCGTCGGCCGAGGCGTCCCACGGGCCACGTGCATCGGGGGCGGCGTCGTCGGCGCTCTGCGCGCCCATCGAGTACGTCTGGCCGGGCAGCGTCGCGGCCGACGCGGTCGGGGCGTTGCTCATGGAGGGGAGTTCGCCCGTGGTCAGCCTCTTCCGCGGCGACTTCCGCACGCCGCCGGTGATGGCGTCGTTCAGCCCGTCGCCGAACAGGTTGAAGGCGAGCACCGTGACGATGATGGCGATGCCGGGCGGGAACGCGAGGAAGGGCTGCTGGGCCTGGTGCTCGACCGCGCCGCTCAGCATGCCGCCCCACGTGGGGGTGTCGCGGTCGAGGCCGACGCCGAGGAAGCTGAGGCCCGACTCGATCATGATCGCCGAGCCGAAGAACACGGCCGCCTGGATGATGATCGGGCCGACGAGGTTCGGGAGCACCTGGCGGAAGATGATCACCCGCTCCTTCATGCCCACCACGTGCGCCGACTCGACGTAGAGCTTGTGGCGCTCGGTCAACGTGACCGCACGGGTCAGTCGCGCGAAGCCCATCGTGAAGATGAGGCCGATCGCGAACATCAGCGTCCAGAGGCTGCGCCCGAGGATCGCGATGACGGCGAGGGCGACCAGGATGCCCGGCAGCGCCTGGGCGACGTCGACGAGACGCGAGCCGAGCCGGTCGGTCCAGCCGCCGCGGTACCCGAGCAGGAGTCCGATCGGCACGCCCAGGAGCGCGGCGATGACGACCGAGCCCAGCGCGACCACGAGCGCCACACGCGTGCCGTAGAGGAGCCGGCTGAACTCGTCCTGCCCGAGGTCGTTCGTGCCGAGCCAGTGTGCGGCCGTCGGCCCCGACAGGAGCGTCGAGTAGTCCGACTGGTTCGGGTCGTACGGTGCGATGAGCGGCGCGAAGATCGCGACCAGCGCGAGGAAGACGATCACGAAGAACGCCGTGACCGTCAGCGGCTGGCGCCGCACCCGGTCGTAGATGCGCTTGGTGCTCGACGGGGACTTCGTCCCCTTCGCCGGCTTCGGCGCGCGCGCGAGGTTGATGCTGTACGTGTCGGTCATTCGGGGCGCGCCTTCGGGTTGAGCAGGCCGTAGCAGATGTCGAGCACGAGGTTCACGAGGATCACGATCACGGCGATCATGAGCACGCCGCCCTGCACGACCGGGAAGTCCTTGCCGATGACGCTGCGGAGCATGAGGTCGCCGATGCCCGGGAACGCGAACACCTGGCCGACGACGAAGCTCGCGCCGATCAGGATGCTCACGGTGAGTCCCGTCGAGGCGAGCACGGGGATGAGCGCGTTCTTCAGGCCGTAGCGGAAGATCACGCGGCGACGCGACATGCCGGTCGCTGTGAGCGTGTCGACCCAGCGGGCCGAGAGCGTCTCGGCCATCGACGTGCGCATCGATCGTGCGATGAGCGCGGCCGAGCCGACGCCGAGCGCGATCGACGGCAGGATGAGGCCCTGCGCCCACTTGAGCGGATCGACCTCGATGGGCGTGTACGCGAGTACCGGCACCCAGCCGAGCTGCACCGAGAACACGAGCAGCAGGATGATGCCGAGCCAGAACTCCGGGATCGCGACCGTGATCGCGGTGACGGTGGTCGTCACCCGGTCGGTGGTCGAGCCGGGGCGGGTGCCGCCGAGCAGGCCGAGCGTGAGGCCGATCAGGACGGCGACGACGAGGCCGCCGAAGACGAGCGACAGTGTCGCCGGCATCCGCTCGAGCAGCATGTCGGTGACCGGTCGGCCGACGGCGTACGAGTTGCCGAGGTCGCCCTGGAACGCGGCGCCGAACCACGTGAACATCCGCGACCAGAACGGCTGGTCGAGGCCGAGTTGCGCCTCGACGGCGGCGATGCGTTCGGGGTTCGCCGATGTGCCGAGGATCGCAGCTGCTGGGCTGCCGGGCACCAGGTAGGTCATCAGGAAGACGACCAGGGCGACCAGGATGAGCTGGGGGACCGCAAGGGCGAGGCGGAAGGAGATGAGCTTGCCCATCAGTCCTCCCACCTCGCCGTGTACTGCATGTGTGTCACTTGAATCCGTGTGTCGAATCAGCCCGCGGGAGTGATCTCACGAAGGTTGAGGTTGTTCGCCTCGAACGGGTAGGCCGGGGCCTCGACGTTCGCGACGGTGTCGGAATTGTAGGCGATGACCTCGAAGCCGCGAGCGTGTGCACAGGTGAGCGCCTCGTCCGCGATGATCTTCGTCACGTCGGCCCACAGCGCGTCGGCCTCCTCGGAGTCGCCGGCGGCGATGGCCGCATCGGCGGCCGACTTCAGCTCGTCGCTCTCCTCGCCCGACGGGTTGCCGCCGGCGTCGGCCGCGAACCACGCCTTGTACCACTCGAACGGCGTCAGCTCGTCGTTGGAGCCCAGTCCGATCGGGTAGGTGCCGCTGTTCCAGCCCTGGAACCACTCGGGCGGCGGAACGGTCGAGACCGAGATGCCGAACCCGTCGAG
It contains:
- a CDS encoding GlcG/HbpS family heme-binding protein, which gives rise to MADVMQEGAEAIMAIAEREALRLGKGLSIAVVDSGGFIVSIRRFDGARPMTPMIALSKAYTSAVMQRPSAMLKPWSNSDPAFFSQVSTMGHFPIVATGGGVTLKRDGEFLGGVGVSGGTPQEDEQLAQAILAELEYDTDFAEWAGAKQAAPGTD
- a CDS encoding alpha/beta fold hydrolase, encoding MPRVDNDGTSIYYEVHGEGSPIVFVHGSGGHHAAWWQQVVALRDTHAVVTLDLRGFGNSDSDETYDSRNFPGDIVAVLEDADLTDAVLVGQSIGAAAALKAALRVPERVRGVVLAHSLGGIDAPEVTPLVRADRAEAEKLPVIDRLLTPAFRAEQPAKTFLFTQQGTFNRARMQDLRNLATDGPTVADITAAGIRVAFLAGERDAVISPATVTAAHELLPGSLLEVVPGAPHSMYWEAPELFNTAVEQLVDALARQKEEVA
- a CDS encoding VOC family protein codes for the protein MSITDSAPKHVEQGFALPEPKFDDQGRSIEPKYIHHVNFPTTNVDRTVEWYSKVFGLKRVMPKSNTRVVLMTKGRFDLHFTPVEEMDRMAPYHFAVEVEDWEGFMGHLDSLGIRHTREVERPENQSKFCYIHDPDHTMIELVFHGKRPA
- a CDS encoding fumarylacetoacetate hydrolase family protein; amino-acid sequence: MRYARCAIDERETFVQVVGDEVVEISDAPWRTHLRGARHPLASVRLLPPVVPPTFYAAGFNYRAHNRHHAELGYDPVQVGDRPQVGYRAQSALAAHGDDIVKHAGIEGRFETEAEVVAVIGRTLTRATRAQAADAVFGWTIGNDVSARQWQHGDRTFYRAKNSDTFKPMGPWIETEVDPLASTTTVRRNGEVDASFATGDMIFDPYDFIVEMTRTITLHPGDVLWMGADGNTQMSVGDVIDIEITGIGTLTNTVVGAPDGTDQEGPAA
- a CDS encoding NAD-dependent succinate-semialdehyde dehydrogenase, translated to MTLIEPTTRSRAAEAYSAARLGLYIDGEWREGAAGRSFEVLNPATDEVVGHVARAEASDIDDALAAAERAFPLWRDTSPFEKSRILMRAVALLRERAERIGELMAIEQGKPLEAAVTEVRRVSGTLEWCAQETRRIYGRVIPADIDTDLTVRYEPVGVVGAIVPWNFPAGSPMRKMSAAIAAGCALVIKASQEVPATACALAEVFHDAGLPKGVLNLVFGRGAETAERLIDAPQTRLIAFTGSVPVGKELNARAGALMKPTIMELGGHAPVIIAADADPVQAARRTSAAKWANAGQVCTSPSRIFVHESIAEPFIAEMVRLASELVVGDPLEAETTMGSLINAKRVESTEHLVQDAVAHGATVAFGGTRLGERGQFYAPTVLTNVPLDAEVMREEPFGPIAPITTFTDVEEAIRIANSLPFGLAAYGFTESASTADILARGFEAGILSINHCGGSVTEAPSGGFKESGIGRESGPEGVQAYLQTKRVSHRLR
- a CDS encoding VOC family protein → MAIERIESVTYGVDDIDECVRFFIDFGLALREQSAQRAVLTTQVGQTVVLRPMDDPDLPASVEPGNPGIREVVWGVDSQEALDALVADLRTDRDVTVDADGIAHTVDETGYGVGLAVTEPEHLDFDVRKYNSRGRVERWNASHTAIPRVRPIRICHVALNIPKEGRWEATHFYTDRLNFRATDIVKPMGVFMQIEGDDDQHNFLLCHRPDRAGTNHTSYEVSGFDDVIEGGNHMIEKGWREARRLGRHTVGSNVFRFVHCPAGGRVEYAADMDRVDDSYGPNVHETTPPHHIWVLETNRDAERGTFPGREGVHEPSAPETATTRGH
- a CDS encoding MarR family winged helix-turn-helix transcriptional regulator — protein: MDDTGVDATFVELAAVANDIVREMRVRSAAAGSDAPLTQNLSQIMSCVHGAPGSTPSQIATRTGLQRANVSTALKELRERGFVESVPDEHDRRVVRIFSTRAADDTLASLRAGWAGVLAEAWDGDPDALARATRTLTALRDRLTAGADLPLPTR
- a CDS encoding arylsulfatase; amino-acid sequence: MPEPTTRPDVIVILADDLGFSDLASYGGEIPTPHLDRLAERGVRMTSFTTTPRCSPTRASLLTGRHSHEVGIGVLTRTVGYRGSLDPGVPTLATVLADAGYLTSLTGKWHLSADVREPNETWPTRRGFEDVFAIMGGATSYFGPKAFIRGEEPFDVPADDAFYLTDALTDHALEVVDRAAREQRPYFLYLAYTAPHWPLQAPEADIAAHRGRYAAGWDAAREARERRQAELGLFPAPFPASPRDPEEPAWDDADDREWQQRRMEVFAAQVTAMDRGIGRLLDDLEARGALDDTLVLFLSDNGAEAEELRVGRFLSPHVTPATTRDGRDVSIGNAPSIEPGRDDTFTSYGRPWANLSNTPFRRYKKWVHEGGIAAPLIASWPAGGIPEGSLVHAPTHVIDLLPTIATATGADAPEEVAGTDVLDVLRGGEASDRPLFWEHIGNAAIRVGRHKLAREYGSPWELYDLEVDRAELDDLAARNPELVASLAAQWQEWADTHGVVPFSELQDLYEARGLPRWQAQS
- a CDS encoding ATP-binding cassette domain-containing protein — protein: MTTTTPQPTTTAAEPLLVVEDLAVEYESAGAVPWRRKVSRAIDGVSFEIRPGETLGLVGESGSGKSTTGRAILRLNDAAAGSIRFAGTEVTTMGRRTPLSYRRDVQAIFQDPNSSLNPRHVVGRCVDDTLRTHGVTDPGERRARAERAFDQVGLSTDHMHRFPAELSGGQQQRVAIARALVLEPKLVVCDEAVSALDLSTQGQIINLLADLQAITGVSYLFIAHDLGIVRHISDRIAVMQRGHLVEIGEAEELFTNPQHPYTRKLLGASPASKPEGRDERRARREAFRQIHEAETQLA